One window from the genome of Cytophagia bacterium CHB2 encodes:
- a CDS encoding DUF2442 domain-containing protein: MEPPEQYNATLYFKDGTPLENFCPKVAFRNGEIRVFDVMPYLNGPIFEPLHDPKYFSLVAVDDISGSIFGLNGADFCPDFVYSLPDVSIKEAATVKIATELA, encoded by the coding sequence ATCGAACCGCCGGAGCAATACAATGCCACATTATATTTTAAAGATGGCACGCCCCTCGAAAATTTTTGTCCAAAAGTCGCTTTTCGCAACGGCGAGATCAGGGTATTTGACGTAATGCCGTATCTGAACGGTCCGATCTTCGAGCCGCTTCATGACCCGAAGTATTTCAGTCTGGTTGCTGTGGATGATATTTCTGGTTCGATTTTTGGGCTCAATGGCGCTGATTTTTGTCCTGACTTCGTTTATTCATTGCCGGATGTCAGCATAAAAGAAGCCGCGACCGTGAAAATAGCAACGGAATTAGCTTAG
- a CDS encoding GAF domain-containing protein — protein MIQSESQSSRREAALKALQEENQGLQRAVGELALLNDLAREIGASLNSEEIMQTIIRRSLRAVDAEQGVITLIDQHASTPMKTLVRTRVSSGGQQAFHLEQSLQGWMLLHKKPLLINDPANDERFHGVAWEQSIRSLLCAPLLIKSELKGILTLYNKKSGQEFTAEDQRLLGIIAAQSAQVMENARLYKQLEQYNRTLEEKVQQRTAELQDKNLELTQTLQRLRETQNQLVTQEKLASLGQLTAGIAHEIKNPLNFVNNFAVLSIELAKELREEIVRRKAKNINEDDFTDIEEILSTLEQNAEKINHHGRRADSIVKSMMQHARGSSGQRELADINQLLEEAVNLTYHGLRANDASFNVTIEKKFDSTIGPLSVIPQDLSRVFLNLFNNACYAAHEKKKLHPAGFDPVISVFTKNLGSQIEIRIRDNGNGISQDIRDKIFNPFFTTKPAGQGAGLGLSISHDIIVQQHKGEIEVETEPGKFTEFVVRLPKDRSVQS, from the coding sequence GTGATCCAATCCGAATCACAATCATCCCGCCGTGAGGCCGCTCTCAAAGCGTTGCAAGAAGAAAATCAGGGTTTGCAGCGCGCGGTGGGCGAACTGGCGCTGTTGAACGATCTTGCCCGTGAGATCGGCGCTTCGCTCAATTCAGAAGAGATCATGCAAACCATCATCCGGCGCTCGTTGCGCGCTGTCGATGCCGAGCAGGGCGTGATTACATTGATCGACCAGCACGCTTCGACGCCGATGAAAACCCTGGTGCGCACGCGCGTCAGTTCCGGCGGGCAGCAGGCGTTTCATCTCGAACAAAGTCTACAAGGCTGGATGCTGCTGCACAAAAAGCCATTGCTGATCAACGATCCGGCGAATGACGAACGCTTTCACGGGGTGGCGTGGGAACAATCCATTCGCTCGCTGCTCTGCGCGCCGCTGCTCATCAAGTCGGAATTGAAGGGCATTCTCACGCTCTACAACAAGAAAAGCGGGCAAGAATTCACCGCGGAAGATCAACGCTTGCTGGGCATCATCGCCGCGCAATCGGCGCAGGTGATGGAGAACGCGCGGTTGTATAAGCAACTCGAACAATACAATCGCACGCTGGAAGAGAAGGTGCAACAACGCACCGCCGAGCTGCAGGATAAAAACCTCGAGCTGACGCAAACGCTGCAACGCTTGCGCGAAACGCAGAACCAGCTCGTCACCCAGGAAAAGCTCGCCTCGCTCGGCCAGCTCACCGCCGGCATCGCGCATGAGATCAAAAATCCGTTGAATTTTGTGAATAATTTTGCGGTGTTGTCGATCGAGTTGGCGAAGGAACTGAGGGAGGAGATTGTAAGACGTAAGGCGAAAAACATAAATGAGGATGATTTTACGGATATTGAAGAGATTCTCTCAACGCTGGAACAAAACGCGGAGAAGATCAATCATCACGGCAGGCGCGCGGACAGCATCGTGAAGAGCATGATGCAGCACGCGCGCGGCTCTTCCGGCCAGCGCGAGTTGGCGGATATCAATCAGTTGCTGGAGGAAGCGGTAAATCTCACCTATCACGGACTGCGCGCCAATGATGCCTCGTTCAATGTCACGATTGAAAAAAAGTTCGACAGCACCATCGGGCCATTGAGTGTCATTCCGCAGGATTTGAGCCGCGTGTTTCTCAACCTCTTCAACAATGCCTGCTATGCGGCGCATGAGAAGAAGAAACTGCATCCCGCCGGCTTCGACCCCGTGATCTCGGTTTTTACCAAGAACCTGGGCAGCCAAATCGAAATCCGCATTCGCGACAACGGCAACGGCATTTCGCAAGATATTCGCGACAAAATTTTCAACCCATTTTTTACGACAAAACCGGCCGGGCAAGGCGCAGGTTTGGGATTGTCGATCAGCCATGATATTATCGTGCAGCAGCACAAAGGGGAGATTGAGGTGGAAACGGAGCCGGGGAAGTTCACGGAATTTGTAGTGCGGCTGCCGAAAGATCGCAGCGTTCAAAGCTAA
- a CDS encoding DUF1446 domain-containing protein: MNATSPLLIANGQGFWGDSILGPVRLVREGPLHYLTLDYLAEVTMSIMQKLKSRNPEAGYATDFIQMLERILPECHEKGIKIIASAGGVNSAACARATGQVIKKLGLSNLKVATVTGDDILDRIDELQAAGEVFKNLDDGRSLNEIKDKISSANAYLGAFPIAEALAQGAHIVICGRVTDPSLVLGPMIYEFGWQPEDYDKLAAGTVAGHIVECGAQCTGANYSNWREIADYARIGYPVIEAHASGEFFITKHAQTGGKVSIETVASQLVYEMGDPRRYLTPDVVADFTTIKLEQAGADRVRVYGIKGSAPTESLKVSFSYHNGYKAVGQLVISGPEALAKARLCAEMIWERLALDDCTFTEDERLVEFLGSGVCHAGIVAPVDPAEIVLRVGVKSHDKARVDRFGMEIVPLVTSGPPGVTGFAGGRPKATDIISYWPALVGKGKIRPQVEVMAF, translated from the coding sequence ATGAACGCAACCTCTCCTCTCCTCATCGCCAACGGCCAGGGCTTTTGGGGCGATTCGATTCTCGGGCCGGTGCGGCTGGTGCGCGAAGGGCCGCTGCACTATCTCACGCTCGATTACCTCGCCGAGGTGACGATGAGCATCATGCAGAAGCTCAAGAGCCGGAATCCCGAAGCAGGGTATGCCACGGACTTCATTCAAATGCTTGAACGCATCCTGCCAGAATGCCACGAGAAGGGCATCAAGATCATCGCGAGCGCCGGCGGGGTGAATTCCGCGGCGTGCGCGCGCGCGACCGGGCAGGTGATCAAAAAACTCGGGCTGAGCAATCTCAAGGTCGCCACCGTTACCGGCGATGATATTCTCGACCGGATCGATGAGCTGCAGGCTGCCGGCGAAGTTTTCAAGAACCTCGATGACGGACGTTCGCTTAACGAGATTAAAGACAAAATTTCTTCGGCCAATGCTTATCTCGGCGCGTTTCCCATTGCCGAAGCCCTGGCGCAAGGCGCGCATATCGTCATCTGCGGCCGCGTCACGGATCCTTCACTCGTGCTCGGCCCAATGATCTATGAATTCGGCTGGCAGCCCGAGGACTATGACAAACTCGCGGCGGGCACAGTTGCCGGGCACATTGTGGAATGCGGCGCGCAATGCACCGGCGCGAATTACAGCAATTGGCGCGAGATTGCAGACTATGCTCGCATCGGCTATCCTGTCATCGAAGCACATGCCTCCGGAGAATTTTTTATCACCAAGCATGCCCAAACCGGCGGCAAAGTGAGTATTGAAACAGTCGCGTCTCAGCTCGTTTATGAAATGGGTGATCCGCGGCGTTATCTCACGCCGGACGTTGTCGCGGATTTTACCACGATCAAGCTCGAGCAAGCAGGGGCCGATCGTGTGCGCGTGTATGGCATCAAAGGCAGCGCGCCCACGGAAAGCTTGAAAGTGAGTTTCAGTTATCACAACGGCTACAAAGCCGTTGGCCAACTCGTGATCTCCGGCCCGGAAGCGCTGGCCAAAGCCCGGCTTTGTGCCGAGATGATTTGGGAACGGCTTGCGCTTGATGATTGTACGTTTACCGAAGACGAACGGTTGGTGGAATTTCTAGGCAGCGGCGTTTGTCATGCTGGCATTGTCGCGCCGGTTGATCCTGCGGAAATCGTTTTGCGCGTGGGCGTCAAAAGTCATGACAAAGCCAGGGTCGATCGCTTCGGTATGGAAATCGTTCCACTCGTCACCAGCGGCCCGCCGGGCGTGACCGGCTTTGCCGGCGGCCGCCCGAAAGCGACGGACATTATTAGTTATTGGCCGGCGTTAGTGGGTAAAGGTAAAATTCGACCGCAAGTGGAGGTTATGGCATTTTGA
- the recJ gene encoding single-stranded-DNA-specific exonuclease RecJ, with product MIMTLQWQFIEATPHESVLRLAQELSVPPIIARVLLNRGIDSAAYARNFFRTDLERLHDPFLMADMKPAVRRIASALEQNEKMLIYGDYDVDGVTSTALLKLAFRSLGYEVPHYIPERLREGYGLSLTGIEKAAAQAITLIVAVDCGVSAVEEIRYARQLGIDVIVCDHHQPGPQLPAAVALLDPKRSDCPYPFKELAGVGVSFKLMQALFSHLQQDHSKLLRHVDLVAIGSAADIVPLADENRVLVKAGVERLNATENIGLKALINVCSLQGSDLGTGHIVFILAPRINAVGRMGDANRAVALLTSNDTDEAQSIACVLDAENRERRNIDDSTFREALDLISTQCDPVKDSVIVLNREAWHTGVIGIVASRLVEKFYRPTVLISTDNGVGKGSARSIPGFDIHAALTQCQDLMLAYGGHKYAAGLSIRTENIAELRAKLQQVAAGVIKEDMLKPRLLIDGEIEFSDINERFMKFLKVMAPYGPQNMRPVFVSRGLRVIGNPQIVGNNHLRFNVMQGNKRLDCIGFNLGDLRARLTEGRSDVDLAYLVEENTWQGRTTIQLRVKDIR from the coding sequence ATGATCATGACGTTACAATGGCAATTCATCGAGGCAACACCGCACGAATCGGTTTTGCGCCTGGCGCAGGAGTTGAGCGTGCCGCCGATTATCGCGCGGGTTTTGCTCAATCGCGGCATTGATTCCGCCGCCTATGCGCGCAATTTCTTTCGCACCGATCTCGAGCGCCTTCATGACCCGTTTTTAATGGCGGACATGAAGCCTGCCGTGCGACGCATCGCCTCGGCGCTGGAACAGAACGAGAAAATGCTGATCTACGGCGACTACGACGTCGACGGCGTTACCAGCACGGCGCTGCTCAAACTTGCTTTTCGCAGTCTGGGTTATGAGGTGCCACACTATATTCCTGAACGGCTGCGCGAGGGCTACGGCCTTTCCCTCACAGGCATTGAGAAAGCGGCGGCGCAAGCCATTACGTTAATTGTTGCAGTTGATTGCGGCGTTTCGGCGGTGGAAGAGATTCGCTACGCCCGCCAACTTGGCATTGATGTGATCGTGTGCGATCATCATCAACCCGGGCCGCAATTGCCAGCGGCAGTTGCGTTGCTCGATCCCAAGCGCAGCGATTGCCCGTATCCGTTTAAAGAGCTAGCCGGCGTCGGCGTTTCGTTCAAGCTGATGCAGGCGTTGTTCAGCCATTTGCAGCAAGATCACAGCAAGCTGTTGCGCCATGTCGATCTTGTGGCCATCGGCAGCGCGGCGGACATCGTGCCGTTGGCAGATGAAAATCGCGTGCTGGTGAAAGCGGGCGTCGAGCGGTTGAATGCTACGGAGAACATCGGTCTGAAAGCGCTGATCAACGTGTGCAGCTTGCAAGGTAGTGATCTCGGCACCGGACACATCGTTTTCATTCTGGCGCCGCGCATCAATGCCGTGGGCCGCATGGGCGATGCCAATCGCGCAGTGGCGTTGTTGACCTCGAACGACACCGACGAAGCGCAAAGCATAGCCTGCGTGCTGGATGCGGAGAATCGCGAGCGCCGCAACATCGATGACAGCACGTTTCGCGAAGCGCTGGATTTGATTTCCACGCAATGCGATCCGGTTAAAGATTCCGTCATTGTTTTGAATCGCGAGGCCTGGCATACCGGCGTGATCGGCATTGTGGCGTCGCGCCTGGTTGAAAAATTTTACCGGCCCACGGTTTTGATTTCCACGGACAATGGCGTTGGCAAAGGCTCGGCGCGCAGCATTCCGGGATTCGATATTCACGCGGCGCTGACGCAATGCCAGGATTTGATGCTGGCCTACGGCGGCCACAAATACGCCGCGGGCTTGAGCATTCGCACCGAAAACATTGCGGAGCTGCGCGCAAAACTGCAGCAAGTCGCGGCCGGCGTTATTAAAGAAGATATGCTGAAGCCGCGCTTGCTCATCGACGGCGAAATCGAATTTTCGGACATCAACGAGCGCTTCATGAAATTCCTGAAAGTCATGGCGCCTTACGGTCCCCAAAATATGCGGCCGGTGTTCGTCTCGCGCGGCCTGCGGGTGATCGGCAATCCGCAGATCGTCGGCAACAACCATTTGCGCTTCAACGTCATGCAGGGCAACAAGCGCCTGGATTGCATCGGTTTCAATCTGGGCGATTTGCGCGCGCGGCTCACTGAGGGCCGCAGCGACGTCGATCTTGCCTATCTCGTCGAAGAAAACACCTGGCAGGGCCGCACGACGATTCAATTGCGGGTGAAGGATATTCGGTAG
- a CDS encoding DUF1446 domain-containing protein: protein MAVVEQNIFGITEELLQEITARIVREGPLHYLTLDELAEVTMSIMHACKQNSEPCS, encoded by the coding sequence ATGGCCGTCGTTGAGCAAAACATTTTCGGCATCACCGAGGAACTGCTTCAGGAGATCACCGCGCGGATCGTGCGCGAAGGGCCGCTGCATTATCTCACGCTCGATGAGCTCGCCGAGGTGACGATGAGCATTATGCATGCTTGCAAACAAAATTCGGAGCCTTGTTCATGA
- a CDS encoding DUF4160 domain-containing protein, giving the protein MVGFITASGHNTRGLQVPRISHFFGISIYMFHNDHPTPHIHVYYGEYGATMNIQPLEVMEGKLSARTLRLVREWAVLHRDELIRNWNRARKRRNVIEDRTAGAIQCHIIF; this is encoded by the coding sequence ATGGTCGGGTTCATAACGGCGAGCGGCCACAATACAAGGGGATTGCAAGTACCAAGAATCTCTCATTTTTTCGGTATTTCGATTTATATGTTCCATAACGATCATCCCACACCGCACATTCACGTTTACTATGGTGAATATGGTGCGACCATGAACATTCAACCACTCGAAGTCATGGAAGGGAAATTGTCGGCGCGGACCTTACGCCTTGTCCGAGAATGGGCTGTGCTTCATCGCGACGAGCTGATAAGGAATTGGAATCGGGCTAGAAAAAGGCGAAACGTTATTGAAGATCGAACCGCCGGAGCAATACAATGCCACATTATATTTTAA
- a CDS encoding type II toxin-antitoxin system VapC family toxin has translation MRSRVFVDTSAWKALYDKDDPFHKIAKRTLADLKRKGSFIFTSNYVVDETLTLLRIRVDHLSAIEFGEYVRASKVTSTLAVDNAIENEAWAIFKKYRDKTFSFTDCTSFALMRKLSLDSAFTLDEHFRQFGLISVPNRRNIQNALRGRRFDE, from the coding sequence GTGAGAAGCAGAGTGTTTGTCGATACGAGCGCGTGGAAAGCGTTGTACGATAAAGACGATCCCTTTCACAAAATCGCAAAGCGCACATTGGCCGATCTCAAACGAAAAGGGAGCTTTATTTTTACTTCGAATTATGTAGTTGACGAAACGCTCACGCTCTTGCGCATCAGAGTCGATCACCTGAGCGCGATAGAATTTGGCGAGTACGTGCGCGCGAGCAAGGTCACCTCAACTCTTGCGGTGGACAACGCCATCGAGAATGAAGCTTGGGCGATTTTCAAAAAATATCGGGATAAAACTTTCAGCTTTACGGATTGCACGAGTTTCGCTCTCATGCGCAAGTTGTCGCTTGATTCCGCCTTCACGCTTGATGAGCACTTTCGCCAGTTCGGTTTGATAAGCGTGCCGAATCGCCGCAATATTCAAAACGCACTGCGCGGTAGAAGATTTGACGAATGA
- a CDS encoding D-alanine--D-alanine ligase, protein MKKIRVCVIFGGRSGEHEVSLVSATSVIEALDKNKYEVIPVGITKSGRWIGGNNALALLKSGAEASHSLAMVAPDPNEHRLVATAPADLDSAGMMSEEKIDVVIPVLHGPLGEDGTMQGLLELANLPYVGSGVLGSAVCMDKIVQKALCLQAGIPVVDYLWLHAVDWHSEKFETVPQVAHSQRLSGKNQNEILQTIEDTLGLPAFVKPANMGSSVGINKARDRAQLVAAIEEAAQYDHKILIEAAIASPREIEVSVLGNLHPKASVCGEIVPSNEFYDYNAKYVDGASTLYIPADLPPALSQKIRDTAIMGFLACDCQGLARVDFLLERDSDTFYLNELNTIPGFTQISMYPKLWEASGVPYAQLLDELIQLAFARHHAKSKLATSYQPKQDWFK, encoded by the coding sequence ATGAAAAAAATCCGTGTTTGCGTCATCTTTGGCGGGCGCTCGGGCGAGCATGAAGTCTCTCTGGTGTCCGCCACCTCGGTAATCGAAGCATTAGATAAAAACAAGTACGAAGTTATTCCGGTCGGCATTACCAAGTCCGGGCGCTGGATTGGCGGCAACAATGCCCTGGCGCTGCTGAAAAGCGGCGCGGAAGCGAGTCACTCGCTCGCCATGGTGGCGCCGGATCCCAACGAGCATCGCCTGGTTGCAACGGCACCCGCCGACCTGGACAGCGCGGGAATGATGTCTGAGGAAAAAATCGATGTTGTGATACCGGTTTTGCATGGGCCGCTCGGGGAAGACGGAACCATGCAAGGCTTGCTGGAACTGGCCAATTTGCCCTATGTCGGCAGCGGCGTGCTGGGCTCCGCGGTGTGCATGGATAAAATCGTGCAAAAGGCGCTTTGCCTGCAAGCCGGCATTCCGGTGGTGGATTATCTTTGGTTGCACGCCGTTGATTGGCATAGCGAAAAATTTGAAACCGTGCCGCAGGTCGCGCATTCGCAGCGCCTGAGCGGCAAGAACCAAAACGAAATTCTGCAAACCATCGAGGACACGCTCGGCTTGCCGGCGTTTGTGAAACCCGCCAACATGGGTTCGAGCGTGGGCATCAACAAAGCGCGGGATCGCGCGCAACTGGTTGCCGCGATCGAAGAGGCGGCGCAGTATGATCATAAAATTTTGATTGAAGCCGCCATTGCCAGCCCGCGCGAAATCGAAGTGAGCGTGCTCGGCAATTTACACCCCAAGGCCTCGGTGTGCGGCGAGATCGTGCCCTCGAATGAATTTTATGACTATAATGCCAAGTATGTTGACGGCGCCTCCACGCTGTACATTCCCGCCGATCTCCCCCCGGCGCTCTCGCAGAAAATCCGCGACACCGCGATCATGGGTTTTCTCGCCTGCGATTGCCAGGGTCTGGCGCGCGTTGATTTCCTGCTCGAACGCGATTCGGATACGTTTTATCTGAACGAGCTCAACACCATTCCGGGTTTTACCCAAATCAGCATGTACCCCAAATTGTGGGAGGCGAGCGGTGTGCCGTACGCACAACTGCTCGATGAACTGATTCAACTCGCCTTCGCCCGGCATCATGCCAAAAGCAAGCTTGCCACTTCCTATCAGCCCAAACAGGATTGGTTCAAATGA
- a CDS encoding acyl-CoA carboxylase subunit beta, whose product MKLFPSQLDTKSEEYKKRRSNFLRLLSELNLREKEIREPSAEAVKKLAKRGKYPAREKIRRILDPGSEPLEIGLFAAWNMYQDIPGGYPSAGTIVQIGRVSGKLAVIVANDPLVKSGAWVEITCKKNLRAQEIAMENHLPIIYMVDSAGVNLERQAEIFPDREHFGRIFRNNAKMAALGIPQIAVVFGFCVAGGAYLPGMSSELAMITEHSSMYLAGPFLVKAAVGQVVDSETLGGASMHNAISGVADYRFDTEDEAFAFIRDQMALLNYSRPSPFERIATEAPAYDPEELLGILPENATRTYDMREIIARFVDGSRFEEFKPEYGKTIVTAFARIGGFSAGIVANQGMPVKRQMPPDHLGRPQPPQMQMGNVIYSDSANKATHFIMLCNERRIPLFFLHDVTGFMVGKQAESGGIIQDGAQFVNAQANAVVPKFSVIVRNSFGAGNYAMCGKAYDPALIFAWPTAKLAVMDGGIAADTVLLTKKELSPEEKSAFRKRLVAKYNEEASPYFTSARLMVDGILDPREMRQTLITGLEMAALRPEVGEYRTGVMRM is encoded by the coding sequence ATGAAACTCTTCCCTTCCCAACTCGACACCAAATCCGAAGAATACAAGAAACGCCGCAGTAATTTTTTAAGATTACTCAGCGAGTTGAATCTGCGGGAAAAAGAAATCCGCGAACCCTCTGCTGAAGCCGTAAAGAAACTCGCCAAGCGCGGTAAATATCCGGCGCGAGAAAAAATCCGGCGCATTCTCGACCCGGGAAGTGAGCCGCTCGAAATCGGCTTGTTTGCCGCGTGGAACATGTATCAAGACATTCCCGGCGGTTATCCTTCCGCCGGCACCATCGTGCAGATCGGCCGCGTCTCCGGCAAGCTCGCGGTGATCGTCGCCAACGATCCGTTGGTGAAAAGCGGCGCGTGGGTGGAGATTACCTGCAAAAAAAATCTGCGCGCGCAGGAAATCGCGATGGAAAACCATCTGCCTATCATTTATATGGTTGATTCCGCCGGCGTGAATCTCGAACGCCAGGCCGAAATTTTTCCCGATCGCGAGCATTTCGGCCGCATCTTCCGCAACAACGCGAAAATGGCGGCCCTAGGCATTCCGCAAATAGCGGTGGTGTTCGGGTTCTGCGTGGCCGGCGGCGCGTATCTGCCCGGCATGTCGAGCGAACTCGCGATGATCACCGAACATTCGAGCATGTATCTCGCCGGGCCGTTTTTGGTGAAAGCCGCCGTGGGACAAGTCGTCGACTCCGAAACGCTCGGCGGCGCGAGCATGCACAACGCCATTTCCGGAGTGGCGGACTATCGCTTCGACACAGAAGATGAAGCGTTCGCGTTTATTCGCGATCAAATGGCTTTGTTGAATTATTCGCGGCCTTCGCCGTTCGAACGCATTGCAACCGAGGCACCGGCTTACGATCCCGAAGAATTGCTCGGGATTCTGCCGGAAAATGCCACGAGAACATATGACATGCGCGAGATCATCGCGCGCTTTGTTGACGGCAGCCGTTTTGAAGAATTCAAACCGGAATACGGCAAAACCATCGTCACCGCTTTTGCCCGCATTGGCGGTTTTTCCGCCGGCATCGTGGCCAATCAAGGCATGCCGGTGAAGCGGCAAATGCCGCCGGACCATCTTGGCCGGCCGCAGCCGCCGCAGATGCAGATGGGAAATGTGATTTACTCCGACTCGGCGAACAAAGCGACGCATTTTATCATGCTGTGCAACGAGCGACGTATTCCGCTGTTCTTTTTGCATGACGTCACCGGCTTCATGGTCGGCAAGCAAGCGGAAAGCGGCGGCATTATTCAAGACGGCGCGCAATTCGTCAATGCGCAGGCCAATGCCGTGGTGCCGAAATTCTCGGTAATTGTGCGCAACAGTTTTGGCGCGGGCAACTATGCCATGTGCGGTAAGGCTTATGACCCGGCCTTGATTTTCGCGTGGCCAACGGCTAAATTAGCGGTGATGGATGGCGGCATTGCGGCGGACACGGTTTTGCTCACGAAGAAAGAACTTTCGCCTGAAGAAAAAAGTGCATTCCGCAAACGCCTGGTGGCAAAATACAATGAAGAAGCTTCGCCTTATTTCACCTCTGCGCGCCTGATGGTCGATGGCATTCTCGATCCGCGGGAAATGCGACAGACGCTGATTACAGGGTTGGAAATGGCGGCGCTTCGGCCGGAGGTGGGCGAGTATCGCACCGGCGTGATGCGGATGTGA
- a CDS encoding coiled coil domain-containing protein has product MEEKKSYLQKLAAQLQDWDVELDQLKVKADQAKAGAKAEIEEQITELRAKKDAAMVKFNQLQEASDEAWDDIKAGAEKSWTELKGAFKSAFSKFNK; this is encoded by the coding sequence ATGGAAGAAAAAAAATCGTATCTGCAGAAGCTGGCAGCGCAACTGCAAGATTGGGACGTCGAGCTTGATCAATTGAAGGTCAAGGCCGATCAAGCCAAAGCCGGCGCCAAGGCCGAGATTGAGGAACAAATCACCGAGCTGCGCGCCAAGAAAGATGCGGCCATGGTGAAATTCAATCAATTGCAGGAAGCCAGTGATGAAGCCTGGGACGACATCAAAGCTGGCGCCGAAAAAAGTTGGACCGAGCTGAAAGGCGCGTTCAAAAGCGCTTTTTCGAAATTCAACAAGTAG